Proteins from a single region of Syntrophales bacterium:
- a CDS encoding 1-acyl-sn-glycerol-3-phosphate acyltransferase gives MSSRHRGIFYNFVIFAFFLASRIMRQRPHLKGKENLREIPTPTLITVTHDSYYEIPSLSRVYYALHPKPDFLIMAKNDFLGGRYLSTNFAQGNRFLRTILLLLDRTGLPLAVFRTMQLTSIERPFIEHLDMKRQALHQAIDEQVGKFREAAARGLSTLIFPEGTTWGFGGLKKIRSAAFQVVEGAFESAREKVYILPINVKVDRLVRGSKDVFIRVGRPFFARKPKEEFNLLLFDTLQHLHTITFSQIAAYYLKRLAEIQDGAAETVTVEKERFLAALEEIVRDIHERVRAHVLPHLDPDLLDHRRLLEKVRRFLKYCSQNRYLLEIRRQGGKEILVLNRRRVLEDYPVRDYRKRNPVGFHANELKSLGEDVVRAIYDRCLSGTGQPPPAVPHPVRIR, from the coding sequence ATGTCCAGCAGACACAGGGGCATTTTCTACAATTTCGTCATCTTCGCATTTTTTCTGGCCTCCCGGATCATGCGCCAGAGGCCGCACCTGAAAGGGAAGGAAAACCTCCGGGAGATCCCGACTCCGACCCTGATCACCGTCACCCACGACAGTTACTACGAGATCCCTTCCCTCTCCCGGGTGTACTACGCCCTGCATCCCAAACCCGACTTCCTGATCATGGCCAAGAACGATTTCCTCGGCGGACGCTACCTCTCCACGAACTTCGCCCAGGGAAACCGATTTCTGCGCACCATCCTCCTGCTCCTGGACCGGACGGGACTGCCCCTGGCCGTTTTCCGGACGATGCAGCTCACATCCATCGAGCGGCCCTTCATCGAACACCTCGACATGAAGCGGCAGGCCCTGCACCAGGCCATTGACGAGCAGGTCGGGAAGTTCCGGGAGGCCGCCGCCCGTGGACTGTCCACGCTGATCTTCCCGGAGGGAACGACCTGGGGGTTCGGGGGACTCAAGAAGATCCGGAGCGCCGCCTTCCAGGTGGTGGAGGGCGCCTTCGAGAGCGCCCGGGAGAAGGTTTATATCCTGCCGATCAACGTGAAGGTGGACCGGCTCGTCCGGGGCTCCAAGGACGTGTTCATCCGGGTGGGCCGGCCCTTCTTCGCCAGGAAGCCGAAGGAGGAATTCAACCTCCTCCTCTTCGACACCCTCCAGCATCTCCACACGATCACCTTCAGCCAGATCGCGGCCTACTACCTGAAACGCCTGGCGGAGATCCAGGACGGCGCCGCCGAGACGGTCACCGTGGAGAAAGAGCGATTCCTGGCGGCGCTGGAGGAGATCGTCCGGGACATCCACGAACGGGTCAGGGCACACGTCCTGCCTCATCTCGATCCGGACCTGCTGGACCATCGCCGGCTATTGGAAAAGGTGCGCCGCTTCCTGAAGTACTGCTCCCAAAACCGCTACCTGCTGGAGATTCGCCGGCAGGGGGGAAAAGAGATCCTGGTGCTGAACCGCCGGAGGGTCCTGGAAGACTACCCCGTCAGGGACTACCGGAAGCGCAATCCCGTGGGCTTCCATGCCAATGAATTGAAGTCCCTGGGTGAGGACGTCGTCCGCGCCATCTACGACCGCTGCCTCTCTGGAACCGGCCAGCCGCCGCCCGCCGTCCCTCATCCCGTCCGCATCCGCTGA
- a CDS encoding histone deacetylase family protein translates to MKVIFHKDFHQSYVADPAAATGRVEAVLKAIRGKAELVEAVPASPEDIAAVHTPSHIEEVRRERLYNIAALAAGGAVQAAMTGLTEPCFALIRPPGHHASAGSAWGFCYFNNMAIAMEKLKREGLIEKAHILDFDLHFGDGTVNILGGRGFVTIHNPSAAERTKYLREVEEKLFAEKVDLIGVSAGFDNHLEDWGGLLATEDYRKMGKIVRRAAREHGGGCFGILEGGYNHGVLGQNVLAFIEGMEEG, encoded by the coding sequence ATGAAGGTTATCTTTCACAAGGATTTTCATCAGTCCTATGTTGCAGACCCCGCGGCCGCCACGGGCCGCGTGGAGGCCGTCCTGAAGGCGATCCGGGGCAAAGCGGAGCTTGTCGAAGCCGTCCCGGCTTCCCCGGAGGACATCGCCGCCGTTCACACCCCGTCCCACATTGAGGAAGTGCGCCGCGAGCGCCTCTACAACATTGCCGCCCTGGCCGCCGGCGGCGCCGTCCAGGCGGCCATGACCGGCTTGACGGAGCCCTGCTTTGCCCTGATCCGGCCGCCCGGTCACCATGCGTCCGCCGGGAGCGCCTGGGGCTTCTGCTACTTCAACAACATGGCCATCGCCATGGAGAAGCTCAAGCGCGAGGGGCTCATCGAAAAGGCCCACATTTTGGACTTCGATCTCCACTTTGGCGATGGGACGGTGAACATCCTGGGCGGCCGTGGCTTCGTGACGATCCACAACCCGTCCGCGGCGGAGCGGACAAAGTATCTCCGGGAAGTCGAAGAGAAGCTCTTCGCTGAGAAAGTGGACCTCATCGGCGTCTCCGCCGGGTTCGACAACCATCTCGAAGACTGGGGCGGGCTGCTGGCCACGGAAGACTACCGGAAGATGGGGAAGATAGTCCGCCGGGCGGCCCGGGAGCACGGGGGCGGCTGTTTCGGAATCCTCGAGGGCGGATACAACCACGGTGTGCTGGGGCAGAACGTCCTGGCCTTCATCGAGGGAATGGAGGAGGGCTGA
- the mazG gene encoding nucleoside triphosphate pyrophosphohydrolase, whose product MTDTGGRGAGAHSTPDRNGIEELLDLIRTLRSPDGCPWDRAQGKKDLGRYLLNEAYEVLDTLAGEEPATLREELGDLLFQILFLVVLSEEDGSFRLADVTAEIREKMIRRHPHVFGDVTVQDAAEVKANWDEIKRGEKAANGEPGGILDGIPRSMPALRKAQETGRRAARVGFDWTDTAGVLDKVREETKELEEALADGSPDRVSEEIGDLLFSVVNLARHASIEAEEALEAATAKFRDRFRFIERELGRRGASPASASMEEMDRLWEESKDR is encoded by the coding sequence ATGACCGATACAGGCGGACGAGGGGCCGGCGCGCATTCGACGCCCGACCGGAACGGCATCGAGGAGCTCCTTGACCTGATCCGGACCCTGCGCTCCCCCGACGGATGTCCCTGGGACCGGGCTCAGGGAAAGAAGGACCTCGGCCGCTATCTCCTGAACGAGGCCTACGAAGTCCTGGACACCCTGGCCGGAGAAGAGCCGGCGACGCTCCGGGAGGAGCTGGGTGATCTGCTGTTCCAGATCCTCTTCCTGGTCGTTCTCTCCGAAGAGGACGGCTCTTTCCGGCTGGCCGACGTGACGGCGGAGATCCGGGAAAAGATGATCCGGCGCCACCCCCATGTCTTCGGGGACGTCACCGTCCAGGACGCTGCGGAGGTGAAGGCCAACTGGGACGAGATCAAGAGGGGTGAGAAGGCGGCCAACGGCGAGCCCGGAGGGATCCTCGACGGAATCCCCCGCTCCATGCCGGCCCTCCGGAAGGCCCAGGAGACGGGGCGTCGGGCCGCCCGGGTCGGCTTCGACTGGACCGATACCGCCGGCGTGCTGGACAAGGTCCGTGAGGAGACGAAGGAACTGGAGGAGGCTCTTGCCGACGGCTCCCCGGACCGTGTGAGCGAGGAGATCGGCGACCTCCTGTTCTCGGTGGTGAACCTGGCCCGCCACGCCTCCATCGAAGCGGAAGAGGCACTGGAGGCAGCCACCGCGAAGTTCAGGGACCGTTTCCGGTTCATCGAACGGGAGCTGGGCCGCCGGGGAGCATCTCCGGCCTCGGCGTCCATGGAGGAAATGGACCGTCTGTGGGAGGAATCCAAAGACCGTTGA
- a CDS encoding branched-chain amino acid ABC transporter permease, whose translation MDMKRDYYEDIRLFGSGVILFWSLLLLAFLYTLPLYLPGYRFYLLNLIMVHVILAVGLNILAGYTGQISLGHAGFFAIGAYATTLLMARLEIPFFPALLAAAFIAAAFGFLVGLPALRLEGPYLSIATLGFGLTITHIIGHAEVFGGRTGLQAPPLDLGIPQLGWSFVLETDLGKYYLILTITVLMVIGAVNLMKTRVGRSFVAIRDSDIAAEVMGVNLMIYKTLSFAVSAFYAGIAGGLFGFILGFFNPEPFNLILSIVFLVMVVVGGLGSTFGSIVGAALITWLQYDLLKNIREMPLAGPLLLDLSDRWFTVVGLENFNSIILGLVMIAIVLFEPLGMFGVWIRVKKYWRTWPF comes from the coding sequence ATGGACATGAAGCGAGACTACTACGAGGATATCCGGCTCTTCGGGAGCGGCGTGATCCTCTTCTGGTCCCTCCTTCTTCTGGCCTTCCTCTATACCTTGCCCCTGTATCTGCCGGGATACCGCTTCTATCTCCTGAACCTGATCATGGTCCACGTGATCCTGGCCGTGGGGCTGAACATCCTCGCCGGCTACACGGGGCAGATCTCCCTGGGGCACGCGGGCTTCTTCGCCATCGGCGCCTATGCGACAACCCTGCTCATGGCCAGGCTGGAAATCCCCTTCTTCCCCGCACTCCTGGCGGCGGCCTTCATCGCCGCCGCCTTCGGCTTCCTGGTGGGTCTCCCGGCGCTGCGCCTGGAAGGACCCTACCTGTCCATTGCCACGCTCGGGTTCGGTCTAACCATCACGCACATCATCGGGCATGCGGAGGTCTTCGGCGGACGGACGGGACTCCAGGCGCCGCCCCTGGATCTCGGAATTCCACAGCTCGGCTGGAGCTTCGTCCTGGAGACCGATCTGGGGAAGTACTACCTGATCCTGACGATTACCGTCCTGATGGTGATCGGTGCCGTCAACCTCATGAAGACCCGGGTGGGCCGCTCCTTCGTCGCCATCCGGGACAGTGACATCGCTGCCGAGGTCATGGGGGTCAACCTGATGATCTACAAGACCCTCTCGTTCGCCGTCAGCGCTTTCTACGCCGGCATTGCGGGGGGGCTTTTCGGGTTCATCCTGGGATTCTTCAATCCCGAGCCCTTCAACCTGATCCTTTCCATCGTGTTCCTCGTAATGGTCGTCGTGGGAGGTCTGGGATCGACCTTCGGGTCCATTGTGGGGGCGGCGCTCATCACCTGGCTGCAGTACGACCTCCTGAAGAACATCCGGGAAATGCCGCTGGCGGGCCCGCTCCTGCTGGACCTGTCGGACCGCTGGTTCACCGTCGTCGGCCTGGAGAATTTCAACAGCATCATCCTCGGTCTCGTTATGATCGCCATTGTCCTCTTCGAGCCCCTGGGGATGTTCGGGGTGTGGATCCGCGTCAAGAAATACTGGAGAACATGGCCGTTCTGA
- a CDS encoding branched-chain amino acid ABC transporter permease gives MIGQLIVEGLAIGACYGLFAVAVVIIYKTSEVINFGQGEMAMFATFVAYHMLTYYGAPFWAAFLLTLGFAALLGAAVEFLFLRPAKNPSILGLIVITLGAEMLLMGLASWKWGAEQKSFTLPWSYMSIHEPVPGIIISDWAIAVFLTAGTIAGLLYVFFRFTKLGIAMRATQQNQNAAKIMGIRTERVFAFSWGLSSIIGTVAAMFFAARATLDPAFMMEPFLRAFAAAVLGGLTSIPGVLLGGEILGLIENLFGYMWPQWKPIVAFVIIVLVLCIRPSGLFARHFVKKV, from the coding sequence ATGATCGGACAACTGATTGTCGAGGGGCTCGCCATCGGGGCCTGCTACGGCCTCTTCGCCGTAGCCGTAGTGATCATCTACAAGACCTCGGAGGTGATCAACTTCGGCCAGGGCGAAATGGCCATGTTCGCCACGTTTGTGGCGTACCACATGCTCACGTATTACGGCGCTCCGTTCTGGGCGGCCTTTCTTCTGACCCTGGGGTTCGCGGCTCTCCTGGGGGCGGCCGTGGAGTTCCTGTTTCTCCGCCCGGCGAAGAATCCGAGTATTCTGGGGCTGATCGTCATCACCCTCGGGGCCGAGATGCTGCTCATGGGGCTCGCCAGCTGGAAGTGGGGGGCCGAGCAGAAGTCCTTCACGCTGCCGTGGTCCTACATGTCGATTCACGAGCCCGTTCCGGGCATCATCATCAGTGACTGGGCCATCGCCGTCTTCCTGACGGCCGGGACGATCGCGGGCCTCCTGTACGTCTTCTTCCGCTTCACGAAGCTCGGCATCGCCATGCGGGCGACCCAGCAGAACCAGAACGCCGCCAAGATCATGGGCATCCGGACCGAGCGGGTCTTCGCCTTTTCCTGGGGGCTCAGCTCCATCATCGGGACCGTCGCGGCGATGTTCTTCGCGGCCCGTGCCACCCTGGACCCGGCCTTCATGATGGAGCCCTTCCTCCGGGCCTTTGCCGCCGCGGTCCTGGGGGGGCTGACCAGCATTCCCGGCGTGCTCCTGGGGGGAGAGATCCTCGGGCTGATCGAGAACCTCTTCGGGTACATGTGGCCCCAGTGGAAGCCTATCGTTGCCTTCGTCATCATCGTGCTCGTCCTGTGCATCCGCCCCAGCGGTCTCTTTGCCAGGCATTTCGTGAAGAAGGTATAA
- a CDS encoding ABC transporter substrate-binding protein, producing MGSKRFWMVLGIAACAVLLVSAPGLAAKPGFNDKEIRIAQWGPQTGPAAPWGNVARGSRLLFNLVNEEGGIHGRKIKYFIRDDQYNPAQTVAVVKDVVEREGIFAFVGGTSGASGLAVKDYLAANKVVWVSPATSIKEYVMPVNPYIFALMPLYDDEASILTKYVVEKLKIRKIGVLYQNDPYGKNGLNGVKQRLAHLKIAAVAEVPVEAGEKDLASQIMKFKNAGAEAVYLQVNPTSAVIALKTAAAVGFKPQWVASSTLSDYALMHKISGGLWEGVITGAFTEPVDSAQPLMTKYREAARRLDPKERWALFYLGGIVFAEPVVDALKRTGKNLSTEAFLRALNSTKNFKGVGPTITWTKTQHQGSDSIQVWQCGPKGALKVLQGWTANDLARWKKK from the coding sequence ATGGGTTCGAAGCGTTTCTGGATGGTTCTTGGGATAGCGGCCTGCGCGGTGCTCCTGGTGTCGGCCCCCGGCCTGGCGGCCAAGCCGGGCTTCAACGACAAGGAGATCCGCATCGCCCAGTGGGGGCCCCAGACGGGACCCGCGGCCCCCTGGGGAAACGTGGCCCGGGGGAGTCGGCTGCTGTTCAATCTGGTCAACGAAGAGGGGGGGATTCACGGCCGGAAGATCAAGTACTTCATCCGCGACGACCAGTACAACCCGGCCCAGACCGTCGCCGTGGTCAAGGATGTGGTCGAGAGGGAGGGAATCTTCGCCTTTGTCGGAGGCACCTCCGGGGCGAGCGGGCTGGCGGTCAAGGACTACCTGGCGGCGAACAAGGTCGTCTGGGTCTCGCCGGCGACGAGCATTAAGGAATACGTGATGCCGGTGAACCCTTACATTTTCGCCCTGATGCCCCTTTACGACGACGAGGCGAGCATCCTGACCAAATACGTGGTGGAGAAGCTGAAGATCCGGAAGATCGGTGTCCTCTACCAGAACGATCCCTACGGGAAGAACGGCCTGAACGGCGTGAAGCAGCGCCTGGCCCATCTGAAAATCGCCGCCGTGGCCGAGGTTCCTGTCGAGGCGGGCGAGAAGGACCTGGCGTCCCAGATCATGAAGTTCAAGAATGCCGGGGCCGAGGCGGTTTATCTCCAGGTGAACCCGACCTCGGCGGTCATCGCCCTCAAGACGGCCGCTGCCGTCGGCTTCAAGCCCCAGTGGGTGGCATCCTCCACCCTGTCGGACTATGCACTGATGCACAAGATTTCCGGTGGCCTGTGGGAAGGAGTCATCACCGGCGCCTTTACCGAGCCTGTCGATTCGGCCCAGCCCCTGATGACGAAGTACCGCGAGGCGGCCCGGAGACTGGATCCGAAAGAGCGATGGGCCCTTTTCTATCTCGGGGGGATCGTCTTTGCTGAGCCTGTCGTGGACGCCCTGAAGCGGACCGGCAAGAACCTCAGCACGGAGGCGTTCCTCAGGGCTCTCAATTCGACAAAGAATTTCAAGGGAGTCGGCCCGACGATCACCTGGACGAAGACCCAGCACCAGGGGAGCGATTCCATCCAGGTCTGGCAGTGCGGCCCCAAGGGCGCCCTGAAGGTCCTGCAGGGATGGACCGCCAACGATCTGGCCCGGTGGAAAAAGAAGTAA
- a CDS encoding ABC transporter ATP-binding protein, translated as MDHFRVDNLSISFGGLKAVHDVSFRVEKNRIFSIIGPNGSGKTTIFNLISGIYRPDGGGVFLEGESLTGLSPDRVARRGVARTFQNIELFSNASVMDNLLLGRHIHMKTGVFSGAFLWGRRSRAAREEIRNREVVERIIDFLDLQSVRNLPVASLPYGKRKLVELGRALALEPRLLLLDEPSAGMNTEEKEDLNLWIRDIREDYGVTILLIEHDMNMIMGISDRILAVNQGQVIIEGTPQEVQSHPEVIRAYLGEADA; from the coding sequence ATGGACCACTTCCGCGTGGATAACCTGTCCATCTCCTTCGGGGGTCTGAAGGCGGTTCACGATGTGAGCTTCCGGGTCGAGAAGAACCGGATCTTTTCGATCATCGGGCCCAACGGTTCGGGGAAGACCACCATCTTCAACCTGATCAGCGGCATCTACCGGCCCGACGGGGGAGGGGTGTTCCTGGAGGGCGAGAGCCTGACGGGGCTGTCGCCCGACCGCGTCGCCCGCCGGGGTGTCGCCCGGACTTTCCAGAACATCGAGCTCTTCTCCAACGCGAGCGTGATGGACAACCTCCTCCTGGGAAGGCACATCCACATGAAGACGGGGGTCTTCTCCGGGGCCTTTCTCTGGGGACGGCGATCCCGGGCGGCCCGGGAGGAGATCCGCAACCGGGAGGTGGTCGAGCGGATCATCGATTTCCTGGACCTGCAGTCCGTCCGGAACCTGCCGGTGGCAAGCCTTCCCTACGGCAAGCGGAAGCTCGTCGAGCTGGGAAGGGCCCTGGCCCTCGAACCGCGGCTGCTTCTGCTGGACGAGCCCTCGGCGGGCATGAACACGGAGGAGAAGGAGGATCTGAACCTCTGGATCCGGGACATCCGGGAGGACTACGGGGTGACGATCCTCCTGATCGAGCACGACATGAACATGATCATGGGGATCTCCGACCGGATCCTGGCCGTCAATCAGGGGCAGGTCATCATCGAGGGGACCCCGCAGGAGGTGCAGAGCCACCCGGAGGTGATCCGGGCGTATCTGGGGGAGGCCGATGCTTAG
- a CDS encoding ABC transporter ATP-binding protein, with product MLRLSNVETWYDLIRALHGISFEVPEGRIVALLGSNGAGKSTTLKTIMRLLYDQRKEQPEKGTVEFRGVRIDRKKTDEIVRMGISYVPEGREVFPELTVRENILMGAYTRRDGSAVREDMDRILEHFPVLRERREQQAGYLSGGEQQMLAIGRALMSRPKLLMLDEPSLGLSPLLTREIFQIIRDINVREGVTILLVEQNVHMALKVSQFAYLMENGRIVRADRPEILREDEDVKEFYLGVNREASVKGFKRYRRKVRFR from the coding sequence ATGCTTAGACTCTCCAACGTGGAGACCTGGTACGACCTGATCCGGGCGCTTCACGGGATCTCCTTCGAGGTTCCGGAGGGGCGGATCGTTGCGCTCCTGGGATCCAACGGCGCGGGAAAGTCGACGACTCTCAAGACGATCATGCGGCTTCTCTACGACCAGAGAAAGGAGCAGCCCGAGAAGGGAACCGTCGAGTTCCGGGGGGTGCGCATCGACCGGAAGAAAACCGACGAGATCGTCCGGATGGGGATCAGCTACGTCCCCGAGGGACGGGAGGTGTTTCCGGAGCTGACGGTGCGGGAAAACATCCTCATGGGGGCCTACACGCGGCGAGACGGTTCGGCGGTCCGGGAGGACATGGATCGGATCCTTGAGCATTTCCCGGTGCTCCGGGAGCGGAGGGAACAGCAGGCAGGATACCTGAGCGGTGGAGAGCAGCAGATGCTGGCCATCGGGCGAGCCCTCATGAGCCGGCCGAAGCTTCTCATGCTGGACGAGCCGTCCCTGGGGCTGTCACCGCTCCTGACAAGGGAGATCTTTCAAATCATCCGGGACATCAACGTGCGGGAGGGAGTGACGATCCTGCTGGTGGAGCAGAACGTCCACATGGCCCTGAAGGTTTCGCAGTTCGCCTACCTGATGGAAAACGGGCGCATCGTCCGGGCGGACCGGCCCGAGATCCTCCGGGAGGATGAGGACGTCAAGGAGTTCTATCTCGGCGTAAACCGGGAGGCGTCGGTGAAGGGCTTCAAGCGTTACCGGCGGAAGGTGAGGTTCCGATGA
- a CDS encoding long-chain fatty acid--CoA ligase, with product MTGKAEGIVNTLPKALASIASKQPERTAMRRKDLGIWRDISWAEYLRHVKRTALGLCSLGIGRGDRVAIIGENRPEWLYSALGTLAAGGTFVGIYTTNPTAECEYVVAHSESVVYICEDEEQLDKALAFRQRTPQLRKLVVWNMEGLRHFQDPMLMSFDDLLREGERLDTEQPDLYGRLAGEGSGGDVAGIIYTSGTTGPPKGAMLSHEGYLWVGRKAGEICRAGRDDETISFLPLNHVYEQIFDLMVHLTVGHTVNFTENTDTVMADMQEVSPTLFHAVPRIWEKYYSGIVLKMADATPLKRAAYGAAVRIGSRYNEEHLAGRSPSFLMRLAYGAAYFAVFRKLKERLGFDRVRLGFSGAAPISHNILKYFQGIGIPIREGYGMTETTGITHMSDEHHFKLGTVGRALPETEVRLSEDGEILVRHPGIFLGYWRDDDNTREALRDGWLHTGDVGTIDDEGYLRITDRKKDLIITAGGKNIAPQYIENLLKFSPYINDAVVIGDRRNYITALIVIDEDNVVKYAQDQKIQYTTFASLTRTDEVVALVQREIDQVNAQVARVENIRKFRILDKKLYTEDGEVTPTMKVKRKAINAQFADLIESMYSE from the coding sequence ATGACCGGGAAAGCGGAAGGCATCGTCAATACCCTCCCCAAGGCCCTGGCATCCATCGCCTCGAAGCAGCCGGAGCGGACGGCGATGCGCCGCAAGGACCTGGGGATCTGGCGCGACATTTCCTGGGCCGAGTATCTTCGGCACGTGAAGCGGACGGCCCTGGGGCTCTGCTCCCTCGGCATCGGTCGGGGAGACCGGGTGGCAATCATCGGCGAGAACCGGCCGGAGTGGCTGTACAGCGCCCTGGGGACGCTCGCCGCGGGCGGGACCTTTGTGGGGATCTATACGACCAATCCTACCGCCGAGTGCGAGTACGTAGTGGCCCACTCGGAGTCCGTCGTCTACATCTGCGAAGACGAGGAACAACTCGACAAGGCCCTGGCCTTCCGGCAGCGGACCCCGCAACTCCGGAAACTCGTGGTGTGGAACATGGAGGGGCTCCGTCATTTTCAGGATCCCATGCTGATGAGCTTCGACGACCTGCTCCGGGAGGGGGAGCGCCTGGACACGGAGCAGCCGGACCTTTACGGCCGGCTTGCCGGGGAAGGGAGCGGCGGGGACGTCGCGGGGATCATCTACACATCCGGCACGACGGGCCCTCCGAAGGGGGCCATGCTCTCCCATGAAGGATATCTGTGGGTCGGGAGGAAGGCCGGCGAGATCTGCCGGGCCGGGAGGGACGACGAGACCATTTCCTTCCTTCCGCTCAACCATGTCTACGAGCAGATCTTCGACCTGATGGTTCATCTGACCGTGGGGCACACGGTCAATTTCACGGAGAACACCGATACGGTCATGGCGGACATGCAGGAGGTGTCGCCGACCCTCTTCCATGCGGTACCCCGCATCTGGGAGAAATACTACTCGGGCATCGTCCTGAAGATGGCCGATGCGACCCCCCTGAAGCGGGCCGCCTACGGGGCCGCTGTCCGGATCGGCTCGCGGTACAACGAGGAGCATCTGGCGGGACGGAGCCCGTCCTTCCTGATGCGGCTGGCCTATGGAGCGGCCTATTTCGCAGTATTCCGAAAGCTGAAGGAGCGGCTGGGTTTTGACCGCGTCAGGCTCGGTTTTTCCGGAGCCGCCCCCATCTCACACAATATTCTCAAATACTTCCAGGGGATCGGAATCCCCATCCGGGAAGGATATGGCATGACGGAGACCACGGGGATCACCCACATGTCCGACGAGCACCACTTCAAACTGGGTACGGTGGGAAGGGCGCTCCCGGAAACGGAGGTGCGGCTTTCGGAGGACGGCGAGATCCTGGTGCGCCACCCGGGCATCTTCCTGGGCTATTGGCGGGACGACGACAACACGCGGGAGGCCCTGCGGGATGGGTGGCTCCACACGGGGGATGTCGGGACAATCGACGACGAGGGCTATCTCCGGATCACCGACCGCAAGAAGGATCTGATCATCACAGCGGGAGGAAAGAACATCGCCCCGCAGTACATCGAGAACCTCCTGAAGTTTTCTCCCTACATCAACGATGCCGTGGTCATCGGCGACCGGCGCAACTACATCACGGCCCTGATCGTCATCGACGAGGACAACGTGGTCAAGTATGCCCAGGATCAGAAGATTCAATATACAACTTTTGCATCCCTGACCAGGACGGATGAAGTCGTTGCCCTGGTCCAGCGGGAGATTGACCAGGTGAACGCCCAGGTCGCCCGCGTCGAAAACATCCGGAAGTTCAGAATCCTGGACAAGAAGCTCTATACCGAGGACGGAGAGGTGACGCCCACCATGAAGGTCAAGCGAAAGGCCATCAACGCGCAATTTGCCGATCTCATTGAGTCCATGTACTCCGAATGA